The proteins below come from a single Parageobacillus toebii NBRC 107807 genomic window:
- a CDS encoding disulfide oxidoreductase, translating into MNNNAKTLENALIGAWGISLIATLGSLYFSEILKFIPCDLCWFQRIFMYPQVVLLGLAAIRKEYGIARYSLALSIIGGAISLYHYALQKIPFFQTHAISCGRVPCTGQYINWLGFITIPFLALVAFFLISVLSIFIIRKEKEGKIS; encoded by the coding sequence ATGAATAACAATGCCAAAACATTGGAAAACGCGCTTATCGGCGCTTGGGGAATTTCATTGATCGCGACGCTTGGTAGCCTTTACTTTTCCGAAATTTTAAAATTTATCCCTTGTGATCTTTGCTGGTTTCAACGCATTTTTATGTATCCACAGGTGGTTTTGTTAGGGCTTGCGGCCATTCGGAAAGAATATGGCATCGCTCGCTATAGCCTTGCATTATCCATCATCGGTGGAGCGATTTCGCTTTACCATTATGCTCTGCAAAAAATTCCATTTTTCCAAACCCATGCGATTTCGTGCGGCCGCGTCCCTTGCACGGGACAGTACATTAATTGGCTTGGCTTTATTACGATTCCATTTTTAGCGTTAGTTGCATTTTTTCTCATTAGTGTATTAAGCATCTTCATTATTCGTAAAGAGAAAGAAGGGAAAATAAGTTGA